One Polypterus senegalus isolate Bchr_013 chromosome 10, ASM1683550v1, whole genome shotgun sequence DNA segment encodes these proteins:
- the LOC120536879 gene encoding tripartite motif-containing protein 16-like isoform X2, producing MRNLVSLLICHFRNTFLLLCRNMMASAASSVCNEMFNCNVCFFPVQEEPVALPCGHKFCTNCMKKSSSERADCRCPQCQCVFAPEALCKNAHQVEMAEQWTEVGSSATETLDVDCDVCIGVKRKAAQTCVTCLASFCETHIQPHKQSEALKRHRLEEPTSNLQQKLCPNHRIMLQLYCRTDQTCVCLLCVAVKHKDHELVEMETERVAKQAQMDVKRKEIESSIWKKQRQVALTIAAIEELRSIQRLRSDVTVLIRNYEQSEVRKAEELIQQLEKEIEEQKRNISMMAELSQTDDHIDFLQKFSSVQDLPIDGDTPSIPADRHLFPGSVRMDLCSLKKYLNTMSSLEFVEMRQTGLEEPSYILQNLMERSFLLKYACPLSLDANTVNGSLRISEENTMVKSNTVKAHYPIHPDRFERWPQVLCREALFGRRYYWEVKWSGEHADIGVAYNGICRKSGDSKCLLGGNDKSWSLVCSGSRYSVRHNGVDTVISAPSSQTVGVYLDWHAGTLSFYSISDTLTLLYRFHTSFTQPLYPGFRVTGSVTICQLN from the exons ATGCGAAACttagtttcacttttaatttgtcatttccGTAAtacttttctgctgctttgcCGTAACATGATGGCATCAGCTGCGTCTTCAGTGTGTAATGAAATGTTTAATTGCAACGTATGTTTTTTTCCGGTTCAGGAAGAGCCAGTCGCTCTACCCTGTGGGCATAAATTTTGCACGAACTGTATGAAAAAATCCTCGTCTGAGAGGGCCGATTGTCGCTGTCCTCAGTGCCAGTGTGTCTTCGCTCCAGAGGCGCTTTGTAAAAACGCCCATCAGGTTGAAATGGCAGAGCAGTGGACAGAAGTAGGATCTTCTGCGACAGAAACCCTGGACGTGGACTGCGATGTGTGCATTGGAGTAAAGCGCAAGGCGGCCCAGACCTGCGTGACTTGCCTGGCGTCCTTTTGTGAAACTCACATTCAGCCACACAAACAGTCAGAAGCTCTGAAGAGGCACAGACTGGAGGAGCCGACTAGTAACCTACAGCAGAAACTTTGTCCGAATCACAGAATAATGTTGCAGCTTTACTGCAGGACCGATCAGACGTGCGTCTGCTTGCTGTGTGTCGCCGTGAAACACAAGGATCATGAGCTGGTGGAGATGGAGACCGAGAGAGTGGCGAAGCAG GCGCAGATGGACGTGAAGCGAAAAGAAATCGAGAGCTCAATCTGGAAAAAACAGAGACAAGTGGCCTTGACTATAGCAGCCATAGAGGAGCTGAGG TCTATTCAGAGGCTGAGATCAGATGTGACAGTGCTGATAAGAAATTATGAGCAGAGCGAAGTGAGAAAGGCTGAGGAGCTCATTCAGCAGCTGGAGAAAGAGATAGAGGAGCAGAAGAGGAACATCTCCATGATGGCTGAGCTCTCACAGACTGACGACCACATTGACTTCCTTCAG AAGTTCTCATCTGTACAAGATCTTCCTATAGATGGAGACACACCAAGCATCCCTGCCGACAGACATTTGTTCCCTGGTTCTGTCAGAATGGACCTGTGCAGCCTCAAAAAGTATCTGAACACAATGAGCAGCTTGGAGTTTGTGGAAATGAGACAGACGG GACTTGAAGAACCAAGCTACATCTTGCAGAACCTAATGGAGAGaagttttcttttgaaat ACGCCTGTCCTCTCAGTCTGGACGCCAATACTGTAAATGGAAGCCTCCGCATCTCTGAAGAGAACACGATGGTGAAATCTAACACTGTAAAAGCCCACTACCCAATCCACCCTGACCGATTTGAGCGATGGCCCCAGGtcctgtgcagagaggctctgttTGGCCGTCGCTACTACTGGGAGGTGAAGTGGAGCGGAGAACACGCTGATATTGGAGTTGCATACAATGGCATTTGTAGGAAAAGCGGGGATTCAAAATGTCTCCTTGGAGGCAATGACAAGTCCTGGAGTTTAGTCTGCTCTGGCTCCCGTTATTCTGTGCGGCACAACGGTGTGGATACTGTAATATCTGCACCCAGCAGCCAAACGGTTGGAGTCTATCTGGACTGGCATGCTGGCACGTTGTCCTTTTATAGCATTTCAGATACACTGACTCTTCTGTATAGATTTCATACCAGTTTCACTCAGCCACTCTATCCAGGTTTTAGAGTGACTGGTAGTGTGACAATCTGCCAGCTGAATTAG
- the LOC120536879 gene encoding tripartite motif-containing protein 16-like isoform X1, whose protein sequence is MRNLVSLLICHFRNTFLLLCRNMMASAASSVCNEMFNCNVCFFPVQEEPVALPCGHKFCTNCMKKSSSERADCRCPQCQCVFAPEALCKNAHQVEMAEQWTEVGSSATETLDVDCDVCIGVKRKAAQTCVTCLASFCETHIQPHKQSEALKRHRLEEPTSNLQQKLCPNHRIMLQLYCRTDQTCVCLLCVAVKHKDHELVEMETERVAKQAQMDVKRKEIESSIWKKQRQVALTIAAIEELRRSAQREIQECEKTFTSVFQSIQRLRSDVTVLIRNYEQSEVRKAEELIQQLEKEIEEQKRNISMMAELSQTDDHIDFLQKFSSVQDLPIDGDTPSIPADRHLFPGSVRMDLCSLKKYLNTMSSLEFVEMRQTGLEEPSYILQNLMERSFLLKYACPLSLDANTVNGSLRISEENTMVKSNTVKAHYPIHPDRFERWPQVLCREALFGRRYYWEVKWSGEHADIGVAYNGICRKSGDSKCLLGGNDKSWSLVCSGSRYSVRHNGVDTVISAPSSQTVGVYLDWHAGTLSFYSISDTLTLLYRFHTSFTQPLYPGFRVTGSVTICQLN, encoded by the exons ATGCGAAACttagtttcacttttaatttgtcatttccGTAAtacttttctgctgctttgcCGTAACATGATGGCATCAGCTGCGTCTTCAGTGTGTAATGAAATGTTTAATTGCAACGTATGTTTTTTTCCGGTTCAGGAAGAGCCAGTCGCTCTACCCTGTGGGCATAAATTTTGCACGAACTGTATGAAAAAATCCTCGTCTGAGAGGGCCGATTGTCGCTGTCCTCAGTGCCAGTGTGTCTTCGCTCCAGAGGCGCTTTGTAAAAACGCCCATCAGGTTGAAATGGCAGAGCAGTGGACAGAAGTAGGATCTTCTGCGACAGAAACCCTGGACGTGGACTGCGATGTGTGCATTGGAGTAAAGCGCAAGGCGGCCCAGACCTGCGTGACTTGCCTGGCGTCCTTTTGTGAAACTCACATTCAGCCACACAAACAGTCAGAAGCTCTGAAGAGGCACAGACTGGAGGAGCCGACTAGTAACCTACAGCAGAAACTTTGTCCGAATCACAGAATAATGTTGCAGCTTTACTGCAGGACCGATCAGACGTGCGTCTGCTTGCTGTGTGTCGCCGTGAAACACAAGGATCATGAGCTGGTGGAGATGGAGACCGAGAGAGTGGCGAAGCAG GCGCAGATGGACGTGAAGCGAAAAGAAATCGAGAGCTCAATCTGGAAAAAACAGAGACAAGTGGCCTTGACTATAGCAGCCATAGAGGAGCTGAGG CGCTCTGCACAAAGAGAAATACAGGAATGTGAGAAGACCTTCACTTCTGTCTTCCAGTCTATTCAGAGGCTGAGATCAGATGTGACAGTGCTGATAAGAAATTATGAGCAGAGCGAAGTGAGAAAGGCTGAGGAGCTCATTCAGCAGCTGGAGAAAGAGATAGAGGAGCAGAAGAGGAACATCTCCATGATGGCTGAGCTCTCACAGACTGACGACCACATTGACTTCCTTCAG AAGTTCTCATCTGTACAAGATCTTCCTATAGATGGAGACACACCAAGCATCCCTGCCGACAGACATTTGTTCCCTGGTTCTGTCAGAATGGACCTGTGCAGCCTCAAAAAGTATCTGAACACAATGAGCAGCTTGGAGTTTGTGGAAATGAGACAGACGG GACTTGAAGAACCAAGCTACATCTTGCAGAACCTAATGGAGAGaagttttcttttgaaat ACGCCTGTCCTCTCAGTCTGGACGCCAATACTGTAAATGGAAGCCTCCGCATCTCTGAAGAGAACACGATGGTGAAATCTAACACTGTAAAAGCCCACTACCCAATCCACCCTGACCGATTTGAGCGATGGCCCCAGGtcctgtgcagagaggctctgttTGGCCGTCGCTACTACTGGGAGGTGAAGTGGAGCGGAGAACACGCTGATATTGGAGTTGCATACAATGGCATTTGTAGGAAAAGCGGGGATTCAAAATGTCTCCTTGGAGGCAATGACAAGTCCTGGAGTTTAGTCTGCTCTGGCTCCCGTTATTCTGTGCGGCACAACGGTGTGGATACTGTAATATCTGCACCCAGCAGCCAAACGGTTGGAGTCTATCTGGACTGGCATGCTGGCACGTTGTCCTTTTATAGCATTTCAGATACACTGACTCTTCTGTATAGATTTCATACCAGTTTCACTCAGCCACTCTATCCAGGTTTTAGAGTGACTGGTAGTGTGACAATCTGCCAGCTGAATTAG
- the LOC120536879 gene encoding tripartite motif-containing protein 16-like isoform X3 translates to MDVKRKEIESSIWKKQRQVALTIAAIEELRRSAQREIQECEKTFTSVFQSIQRLRSDVTVLIRNYEQSEVRKAEELIQQLEKEIEEQKRNISMMAELSQTDDHIDFLQKFSSVQDLPIDGDTPSIPADRHLFPGSVRMDLCSLKKYLNTMSSLEFVEMRQTGLEEPSYILQNLMERSFLLKYACPLSLDANTVNGSLRISEENTMVKSNTVKAHYPIHPDRFERWPQVLCREALFGRRYYWEVKWSGEHADIGVAYNGICRKSGDSKCLLGGNDKSWSLVCSGSRYSVRHNGVDTVISAPSSQTVGVYLDWHAGTLSFYSISDTLTLLYRFHTSFTQPLYPGFRVTGSVTICQLN, encoded by the exons ATGGACGTGAAGCGAAAAGAAATCGAGAGCTCAATCTGGAAAAAACAGAGACAAGTGGCCTTGACTATAGCAGCCATAGAGGAGCTGAGG CGCTCTGCACAAAGAGAAATACAGGAATGTGAGAAGACCTTCACTTCTGTCTTCCAGTCTATTCAGAGGCTGAGATCAGATGTGACAGTGCTGATAAGAAATTATGAGCAGAGCGAAGTGAGAAAGGCTGAGGAGCTCATTCAGCAGCTGGAGAAAGAGATAGAGGAGCAGAAGAGGAACATCTCCATGATGGCTGAGCTCTCACAGACTGACGACCACATTGACTTCCTTCAG AAGTTCTCATCTGTACAAGATCTTCCTATAGATGGAGACACACCAAGCATCCCTGCCGACAGACATTTGTTCCCTGGTTCTGTCAGAATGGACCTGTGCAGCCTCAAAAAGTATCTGAACACAATGAGCAGCTTGGAGTTTGTGGAAATGAGACAGACGG GACTTGAAGAACCAAGCTACATCTTGCAGAACCTAATGGAGAGaagttttcttttgaaat ACGCCTGTCCTCTCAGTCTGGACGCCAATACTGTAAATGGAAGCCTCCGCATCTCTGAAGAGAACACGATGGTGAAATCTAACACTGTAAAAGCCCACTACCCAATCCACCCTGACCGATTTGAGCGATGGCCCCAGGtcctgtgcagagaggctctgttTGGCCGTCGCTACTACTGGGAGGTGAAGTGGAGCGGAGAACACGCTGATATTGGAGTTGCATACAATGGCATTTGTAGGAAAAGCGGGGATTCAAAATGTCTCCTTGGAGGCAATGACAAGTCCTGGAGTTTAGTCTGCTCTGGCTCCCGTTATTCTGTGCGGCACAACGGTGTGGATACTGTAATATCTGCACCCAGCAGCCAAACGGTTGGAGTCTATCTGGACTGGCATGCTGGCACGTTGTCCTTTTATAGCATTTCAGATACACTGACTCTTCTGTATAGATTTCATACCAGTTTCACTCAGCCACTCTATCCAGGTTTTAGAGTGACTGGTAGTGTGACAATCTGCCAGCTGAATTAG